From Balaenoptera acutorostrata chromosome 8, mBalAcu1.1, whole genome shotgun sequence, the proteins below share one genomic window:
- the PECR gene encoding LOW QUALITY PROTEIN: peroxisomal trans-2-enoyl-CoA reductase (The sequence of the model RefSeq protein was modified relative to this genomic sequence to represent the inferred CDS: substituted 3 bases at 3 genomic stop codons) produces the protein MEQQLRTRNFQPVAVIGCEHSQAAAFSFVVLSXVKGKSCLAAGLMQHQVAIVTGRGTGIGKAIATELLHLGCNVIIASRESDRLKSAADELKASLPPTSQAQIMPIKCNICNEEEVNNLVKATLDSYGQISFLVNNGGGQFFSPSEHISSKGWNAVIETNLTGAFYMCKAGKCDQSSKKSNTQVNSLLPTXGSLPIAINXKHSGAAREGVYNLTKSLAVERASSGIRIDCVAPGIIYSQTAFNNYGHLAKDLFEGYFQKIPAKRMHMCASVSTLVCFLLSPAASFITGHLVDVDGGQSLYTHSFEIPDHDNWPEGVGDLSFVKRMKESSKQRGKL, from the exons ATGGAACAGCAACTTAGAACCCGCAACTTCCAGCCAGTTGCTGTGATTGGCTGTGAGCACAGTCAGGCTGCAGCCTTTTCCTTTGTGGTCCT TTCTTAGGTCAAGGGCAAAAGCTGCCTGGCAGCAGGCTTGATGCAGCACCAAGTGGCCATCGTCACCGGCAGGGGTACGGGCATCGGAAAGGCCATCGCGACCGAGCTCCTGCATCTAG GGTGTAATGTGATTATTGCATCCCGTGAGTCTGATAGATTAAAATCTGCCGCAGATGAACTGAAGGCCAGTCTGCCTCCTACCAGCCAGGCTCAAATCATGCCCATAAAATGCAACATCTGTAATGAAGAGG aggTGAATAATTTGGTCAAAGCCACCTTAGATTCTTATGGTCAGATCAGTTTCTTGGTAAACAATGGAGGAGGCcagttcttctctccttctgaacACATCAGTTCAAAGGGGTGGAATGCTGTGATTGAAACCAACCTGACGGGCGCCTTCTACATGTGCAAAGCAGGCAAGTGTGACCAGTCATCCAAGAAGTCCAA CACTCAAGTCAACAGTCTCTTACCAACCTGAGGTTCCTTGCCAATAGCCATTAATTAGAA GCATAGTGGAGCTGCCAGAGAAGGTGTTTACAACCTCACCAAATCCTTAGCTGTGGAACGGGCCAGCAGTGGAATAAGGATCGATTGTGTTGCCCCT ggAATCATTTATTCCCAGACTGCTTTTAACAACTATGGTCATTTGGCAAAAGACTTATTTGAAGGGTACTTTCAGAAAATCCCAGCTAAA CGTATGCATATGTGTGCTTCTGTCTCCACCTTGGTATGCTTCCTGCTGTCTCCTGCAGCTTCCTTTATCACCGGACATTTGGTGGACGTGGATGGGGGCCAGTCTCTGTACACACACTCATTTGAGATACCAG
- the TMEM169 gene encoding transmembrane protein 169: MEEPAPVEGQGQLPSPHQGSLRKAMAAALALDGESTLGRRKKKKKESRPESIIIYRSESEKLDEEPGELEGGDQPKEEEGDDFLDYPADDAMWNMPVDSRYVTLTGTITRGKKKGQMVDIHVTLTEKELQELTKPKVSSREMAPEGRKACQLGADRGPHVVLWTLACLPVVFILSFVVSFYYGTITWYSIFLVYNEERTFWHKISCCPCLILLYPVLIMAMASSLGLYAAVVQLSWSWGAWWQAARDMEKGFCGWLCSKLGLEDCSPYSIVELLESDNISGTLSNKDATQEVETSTV; this comes from the exons ATGGAAGAGCCAGCACCAGTGGAAGGCCAGGGCCAGCTCCCAAGCCCCCACCAGGGCTCTCTGAGGAAAGCCATGGCAGCTGCCCTGGCCCTTGATGGGGAATCCACACTGGGTcgcaggaaaaagaagaagaaagagtccCGCCCAGAATCTATTATCATCTACCGGTCAGAGAGTGAGAAACTGGATGAGGAGCCTGGGGAATTAGAAGGTGGAGATCAGCctaaagaggaggagggagatgatTTCCTAGACTATCCTGCGGATGATG CTATGTGGAACATGCCTGTGGACAGCCGCTATGTCACATTAACTGGGACCATCACCCGAGGGAAGAAAAAGGGGCAGATGGTGGACATCCATGTCACGTTGACAGAGAAGGAGCTGCAGGAACTCACCAAGCCTAAAGTGTCGTCAAGGGAAATGGCACCTGAAGGCAGAAAGGCCTGCCAGCTGGGCGCAGACCGTGGGCCCCACGTGGTCCTCTGGACGCTGGCCTGCCTGCCTGTGGTTTTCATCCTCTCCTTCGTGGTCTCTTTCTACTATGGCACCATCACCTGGTACAGTATCTTTCTTGTGTACAACGAGGAGAGGACCTTCTGGCACAAGATCTCATGTTGCCCCTGCCTCATTCTCCTCTATCCAGTGCTCATCATGGCCATGGCCTCTTCCCTGGGCCTCTATGCTGCCGTGGTCCAGCTCTCATGGTCCTGGGGAGCGTGGTGGCAAGCTGCCCGGGACATGGAGAAAGGCTTCTGTGGCTGGCTGTGCAGCAAGCTGGGTCTGGAAGACTGTTCTCCCTACAGCATCGTGGAGCTGCTTGAATCTGACAATATCTCAGGCACTCTGTCCAACAAGGATGCCACCCAGGAGGTAGAAACATCCACCGTCTAA